From the Huiozyma naganishii CBS 8797 chromosome 13, complete genome genome, the window TATATGAACAATGACGCGaacgtcgtcgtcgacacTACGAACAGCACAGCGTGAGAGACGAGCAACCAGGAGAAGATCGCGCTGAAGTCATCCACGTTGAACGGCTTGTACGATCTTTTCAAGAGCCACCGTACACGCCCAAAGAGCGATGACGAGGTGTcgccaccaccaccaccatgCACACCTCTAATAGACCCCACCTGCCACCTGGCCCTTTGCCACCTGGCCGTCTGCAACACCCTGCCCCGCGCAACCCTGCTCACCCCCCTCACCAGCCTAACCGGCCTCAAAATGCGACCCAACATCGCATTCTTGTCCGTTTAAAAACACAACcacacacaaacacagTCAATTGAGCAACCTCGCCCTACCAACACCGTCCAAACCCCACCAGCAGCGACCAACAACGACCCTCCAAAGCTGCAATCAACAGCTGGAGCGACGACTCAAAATCGCATCGCAAtaaatttttcagcgacgcaaaaaaaaaaaagaggaaaagacGACGTCGAAAGAAGTTTCAACTGTTTTGACAGTTCCAGCACTGGTCGTAACAGAGCACAGATTACACCAGCACCCGCCGTCAATCACACGCCAATTACACTATGTCCATTCCAGCTAACGCCAACGTCaccgttttgaacaagaacgagaagaaagCAAGAGAGATGATCTCGaagttctctttgaagagggTCCCAGGGATCGTGAGAGTCGCCTtcagaaagaagaacaacgaGATCATTGCCGTCGACAAGCCAGACGTTTACAGAACCGTCGGTGGTAACTACGTTGTCTTCGGGGAGGCCAAGGTCGACGACTTCACCAAGAAGCTGGCCGACGCTCAACAGCAGATGGAGAAGAGCGGGATCTCTGACGTCTCTGGGGACAAGTCTCCAGCTGACATTCAGAAGGACATGCAGGCTGCTGCCGCTGAGACCGAGGGCGAGGCCGGTGCTGAGGCCGGTGCCgcagaggacgaggaagtCGACTCGGGCGACCTGTCCAACGACGACGTCGTGTTAGTCATGGAGCAAGCTAGTGTCTCCAAGGCTAAAGCCGTGAAggctttgaaggaacaCGGCGGCGACATCGTCAATGCCATCATGTCCTTGTCCAAATAAGTACGAGGCTCGTAGAGTAAGACTACGTATTAACGTACATACATAATACATGTGTATAGATATTGTATGGTATCGATGCAAGCGAGCATGGGGTCCTTATTCCGTCTCCTCCTCAGCCGTGGCTCCCTCGACGTCGTGGCTCGGTGTGCGGTGGTTGCAGAAGGGGCACATGTACTGCCAGTCGCCCTTGGGCAGCCTGTACAACCCTGCAAATCTGTCACACTCTGGGCAGACGACTTTCTCAATGTGCGGCATCCCCTGGACGTCGTTGCCTCCCGCAAGCAACCCGATCACTTTATCGAACCACACGTCGTTCTGTTCCTTCGTTGCCTGTTGTTTCCCCGTCTGCAATTGCGTGAGTTCGTCCTTGAGTTGTTGCAACTCGTCGTACTTCAATGACAGCTCCGTGTCAACCACTTGCAGAGCGTCGTCGCCGTTCTGGAACCGTTGTAGCAACGAACTCGTCGCGTTAAACTGTgtctcctccttcaacttgtccACGGTCGACTCGTGCTTGCCCCTAAGCTGTGCAAGCCGCCGCATCTTGTAAGACCGGATCCACCCTGCCCCACTGCGCATCCCGAGATTGTAAAGCACGAGCACTAGTGTTCCGGCCAGCAAAGCCGCCAGGGCCAACATCCATTGGGCACCGGACGTGTAGTACATGTACGATGCGTACAGTGCCGTCAGCGACGCCCCGTAGGAGGACACAGACCTCCGCCAACGGGAAACCCGCCTGTCCAGactcttcaattgctgctCGACGTCCTCGATCTGCGCGGCGATCCGCACCAAATCCTCCGTGTACCGCTGCACAACACCTTTACGGCTCCCAAACAGTGTTCTGATCATCGTCCGCACCAGCAACTGCTCCAACACGTCTCTAAACCCTCTTGTTCAACCGTATCAACCATCTGTATATCATACAATTAATATCTCTAATGTACACGTATCGCTCACTTCACGCTGTACTGAACTGGAGAGGAACTACACCGAGAGATGCCCAAAGTGAGTGTATCGAGGAGCCGGCTGCTCCAGTTGCGTGACGAGGGGCAGTGCTCCGTGGTGACGCCGCTCGGGACAGCGATGCTCGAGATACAAGGCGATCTCGCAATGGAGATTGCCTCCGATGGGTGTGACCCGGGGGACCCGCGTGTCTCTGTGTTACAGGGGCAACAGATCTTCAGGTTCGGTCTGCTGGACTTACACGGGACGAGCAGGGAGGCTACGCTGTACATCGGGCAGAAACAGCGGATGGTCGGAAAGTTGGTCAAATTGGACGTCCCCATGGGCGTGCTCCACTTCGATACAGCAACGCAGACGGCTCAATTGCAAGATATAATACGGTACAGACTCATATTCAGGGACCGCCCGCTCCCCATCATGTGAAACCCGGTGTATGGAGCTGCAATATCTGCCGTGGTGGTAGTGTCCAGTGTACATATATTATAAATTTGTAGTGAATCGATTGTATGAAACACCGGTAACTGACGCACGAGAGGATGAGGAATCTGGTTCGGGTGTGGTCTCGTGTGACTCTGCAGTGTCTGTGAGGATGAGCGGGAGTGTGCCATTGCAGGCTGATGTTTTGCCGAGCGGGTCGGAGCACTACGTGGCCTTGAGTTTGCCACGGTGGGGGGACGTCGAGGAGTATGCGCGCAAGAGAAGCAGTGTCGCCGCAGGTGCTGCTGGGTACGAGGAGTCTGGGCTGCACAGGTACGTTGCAAGGTTGACGCGTGTGCTGAGGGACAAGTATGCGAAGGAACGGGAGGAGTGTCTCTGCTTCCCCTCGTACACCGTTGCTAAACGGTGTAGGGAGTACATTAGAGTCGCAGTGGCCGGTTCTGAGGGGGCTCGCAATGCGAAAGTTCGTATCCTGCAATTGTCCACTGCGCGGCCGCTGACGGACGAGGAGGCGTCCAGCAAGAAGGAGTGTAAGATCGCCGTTGCGTTTGTCGCAGGGCCATATTTCACCCACATGCTGGACTACTGGAGGCTCAGCGGGGAGATGGTGTCCAGTAGGGTCGCCAAGTACGTGTTGCATGAGTTGTTCATGATAGAGAAGTCACAAGCTGTTGCGTCGTCGTCTACGAGTGGACACAGGGGGGAGaatgaggagaaggacTTTATAGAGTCCCGTTACGGAAGGCAGGTCAACTTCACGTTCGCTGCTACTGCGGAGAGACTCGTCAAGAAAAGGATTGCCACTAAGATGGTCGATTTGGACGACGAGGCGACTCTGACAAACAGCACACCGGTTCTCGATATGGATATTGTCGCTTTACAAATGCACCAGCACTCAGACtacgatgatgatgacgacgacgatgactATGGGAACGTCGGTGTTGCAGGAGAGAACATACAGTCACTGGTCCCTGCAGAGTCCATGTCTGTCGAGGTGAACACCATTGACAACGGCAGTGTCGCTGACGCACATGTAAACCCAGAGACGGatatcttcctctttgccaGTGGGATGGCGTCTCTGTACACGACGGTGCGGCTGTTGACGAAACTGGACGAGCAACGGCAAACGTTACGGAATAACAGGGGGACCGCTTCACCAGGCCCCGAGCAACACAGCAAGAAAACCGTAGTGTTGGGGGTCCCCTGCCACGACACGTACGAGATGGTGACGACGTTATCCAAGTCGTATTTCATCCCGGAGAATGGTACTGATGGGCTCAGTAAGTTGAAGGAGATCCTACATTCTGGGGAGCAGATCCTTGCCGTGATCACTGAGACGCCGACGAACGGGCTCCTTGATGTGACGAACTTGGTCGAGTTGAAGCAACTTAGCGAACTGTTTGGGTTCTACATTGTCGTGGACGAGTCCGTAGGAGGGTTTGTCAACGTCGATGCGCTCGTGTACTGCGATATCGTGTGCTCGTCGCTCGTGAAGATGTTCAGTGGCACAGAGGATGTAGTAAGTGGTTCGATGGTCGTGAACCCGCAGAGCAAGCTGTACGATTTTGCACAGACTTTCATGGCATCCGAGCACGAGCCCAGTAGTGTGCTCTGGTGCGAGGACATAATCCAGTTGGAGCAGAATTCGCGGGATTTCGTGAGCAAAAGCAAGCGGATCAACACGGCCACGAAGCGGCTACTACGCGATGTGATACTGCCACAGCGGGGCACCATATTTACCGAGGTGCACCATCCAAGTATCACGGACAGGGCTCAATATAATCTGATCAAGGGGAAGCAGGACGGTGGGTACGGTGGTGTGTTTGCTGTGCAGTTCTCGACCCTGGAACGTGCCCGATCGTTCTACGACCGTTTGAACGTGTGCAAGGGCCCCGGTCTGGGCGGCGACTACACGGTCGCGTGTCCCTGGCAGTTACTAAACCAGTACGACGAAGTGGACAAGACACTCATACGAGTCAGCGTAGGGCTTGAGGACTACGACGTGCTGAAACGAGCGTTTGAGGAGGCGATCGCCGCATGACATCCCCGAAATACAGCATTACCAGTACACATTAGAGCATTATTCTGCATCCCCATCCTTTCCGTCGTGATCTCATGAGAAGTAATTTAAAGGTTTgaatatatgtatatatatgggGATACATGAAGGGGGACATATATAGAGAGATGAGTTTTGAGCCCTATACACGCACGCACACACGCCTCAGTGTTTTTCAACGGGTTTCTCACCTCTTGCAAACCGTGGGTTTCTAGGGTCGTTAACGAACTCGTCCGAGTTGAGCATGACGTTTGTGAACTTGGACATGCCGTAGTACACTATCAGTCCGCCAGCGAAGAACGGCCAGTATGGCTTCAGCACCGGTGTGGGGAACTTCTTTATCAtgttgtgtgtgtgtgtcgGAGTGC encodes:
- the ATP18 gene encoding F1F0 ATP synthase subunit i (similar to Saccharomyces cerevisiae ATP18 (YML081C-A); ancestral locus Anc_4.353), which translates into the protein MIKKFPTPVLKPYWPFFAGGLIVYYGMSKFTNVMLNSDEFVNDPRNPRFARGEKPVEKH
- the LNP1 gene encoding Lnp1p (similar to Saccharomyces cerevisiae YHR192W; ancestral locus Anc_4.357); the encoded protein is MIRTLFGSRKGVVQRYTEDLVRIAAQIEDVEQQLKSLDRRVSRWRRSVSSYGASLTALYASYMYYTSGAQWMLALAALLAGTLVLVLYNLGMRSGAGWIRSYKMRRLAQLRGKHESTVDKLKEETQFNATSSLLQRFQNGDDALQVVDTELSLKYDELQQLKDELTQLQTGKQQATKEQNDVWFDKVIGLLAGGNDVQGMPHIEKVVCPECDRFAGLYRLPKGDWQYMCPFCNHRTPSHDVEGATAEEETE
- the EGD2 gene encoding Egd2p (similar to Saccharomyces cerevisiae EGD2 (YHR193C); ancestral locus Anc_4.358); translation: MSIPANANVTVLNKNEKKAREMISKFSLKRVPGIVRVAFRKKNNEIIAVDKPDVYRTVGGNYVVFGEAKVDDFTKKLADAQQQMEKSGISDVSGDKSPADIQKDMQAAAAETEGEAGAEAGAAEDEEVDSGDLSNDDVVLVMEQASVSKAKAVKALKEHGGDIVNAIMSLSK
- the KNAG0M00330 gene encoding putative cystathionine gamma-synthase (similar to Saccharomyces cerevisiae STR2 (YJR130C) and YML082W; ancestral locus Anc_4.354) — translated: MSGSVPLQADVLPSGSEHYVALSLPRWGDVEEYARKRSSVAAGAAGYEESGLHRYVARLTRVLRDKYAKEREECLCFPSYTVAKRCREYIRVAVAGSEGARNAKVRILQLSTARPLTDEEASSKKECKIAVAFVAGPYFTHMLDYWRLSGEMVSSRVAKYVLHELFMIEKSQAVASSSTSGHRGENEEKDFIESRYGRQVNFTFAATAERLVKKRIATKMVDLDDEATLTNSTPVLDMDIVALQMHQHSDYDDDDDDDDYGNVGVAGENIQSLVPAESMSVEVNTIDNGSVADAHVNPETDIFLFASGMASLYTTVRLLTKLDEQRQTLRNNRGTASPGPEQHSKKTVVLGVPCHDTYEMVTTLSKSYFIPENGTDGLSKLKEILHSGEQILAVITETPTNGLLDVTNLVELKQLSELFGFYIVVDESVGGFVNVDALVYCDIVCSSLVKMFSGTEDVVSGSMVVNPQSKLYDFAQTFMASEHEPSSVLWCEDIIQLEQNSRDFVSKSKRINTATKRLLRDVILPQRGTIFTEVHHPSITDRAQYNLIKGKQDGGYGGVFAVQFSTLERARSFYDRLNVCKGPGLGGDYTVACPWQLLNQYDEVDKTLIRVSVGLEDYDVLKRAFEEAIAA
- the CTF8 gene encoding Ctf8p (similar to Saccharomyces cerevisiae CTF8 (YHR191C); ancestral locus Anc_4.356); this encodes MPKVSVSRSRLLQLRDEGQCSVVTPLGTAMLEIQGDLAMEIASDGCDPGDPRVSVLQGQQIFRFGLLDLHGTSREATLYIGQKQRMVGKLVKLDVPMGVLHFDTATQTAQLQDIIRYRLIFRDRPLPIM